From Mustela erminea isolate mMusErm1 chromosome 1, mMusErm1.Pri, whole genome shotgun sequence, a single genomic window includes:
- the C1H3orf35 gene encoding LOW QUALITY PROTEIN: AP20 region protein 1 (The sequence of the model RefSeq protein was modified relative to this genomic sequence to represent the inferred CDS: deleted 2 bases in 2 codons), which produces MKTMATRKRCKLSRTSPDFENVIKRLLCVRTFHTRIGGDLTPGIINRGRPANAEQMGLQGNAKYFNIFPLDLWTQADWMLVSLVENKVNAIGESINRAGLISGIVSGLKFLRT; this is translated from the exons ATGAAAACAATGGCAACAAGAAAAAGGTGTAAACTTTCCAGAACAAGCCCAGACTTTGAAAATGTGATAAAGAGGTTATTGTGTGTCCGAACTTTTCACACAAGAATCGGAGGAGATTTAACACCAGGAATAATAAACAGAGGAAGACCAGCTAATGCAGAGCAGATGGGCCTGCAAGGCAATGCTAAATATTTCAACATC TTCCCCTTGGACCTTTGGACTCAAGCTGACTGGATGCTAGTTTCTTTagttgaaaataaagttaatgcAATTGGGGAATCC ATAAATAGAGCTGGCTTGATTTCTGGGATAGTTAGTGGACTAAAGTTTTTAAGAACCTAG